In one window of Armatimonadota bacterium DNA:
- a CDS encoding helix-turn-helix transcriptional regulator: MLEWAAQGYTDKEIAVKMQIAPGTVKTYWGRIRGKLNVANRAAAVAVVRPYVSDHALGIENRPIDRTEWWQAVLKVSPVCMAVLDSKAHVIAASLPGPYCRIAIQPGSALTEQLPPPLDEAVDTAVKNAVTSLEQHAFDVPYDRKRLHPDAFCGTVSPVVSSGTAVALLVTFQYPGRRR; encoded by the coding sequence GTGCTCGAATGGGCCGCGCAGGGCTATACCGATAAGGAGATCGCCGTCAAGATGCAGATCGCACCTGGAACGGTGAAAACCTATTGGGGCCGCATCCGAGGAAAGCTCAACGTCGCGAACCGCGCGGCGGCCGTAGCAGTCGTCCGGCCCTATGTCTCGGACCATGCCCTTGGAATCGAGAACCGGCCGATCGACCGTACCGAGTGGTGGCAGGCCGTCTTGAAGGTGTCCCCCGTCTGCATGGCCGTCCTGGACTCCAAGGCCCATGTGATCGCCGCGAGCCTTCCTGGCCCCTACTGCCGGATCGCGATCCAACCCGGATCAGCCCTCACGGAGCAGCTGCCTCCTCCCCTCGACGAAGCCGTCGACACGGCGGTCAAGAATGCCGTGACGTCCTTGGAACAGCATGCCTTCGACGTCCCCTACGACAGGAAGCGGCTCCACCCCGACGCGTTTTGCGGAACGGTCTCGCCTGTCGTCTCGTCCGGTACGGCCGTCGCGCTCCTCGTGACGTTCCAATATCCCGGCCGGAGACGTTGA
- a CDS encoding PH domain-containing protein codes for MRRLDPRSVLVLSIEWLRKAVYPMVIAVFANSGPMMRKGIEGKTLLLVLAVPVLFGALAIIGGIVSYVVTSFGIVAGSLIVSKRGIWRQERTIPLERVQNVHITQGLLERILGIATVRVETASGPGVEANLKSLSLSDARHIKDELLRTGPVVSPEASEPAAVYRPGFKDIVLAGALQNRALIVMAAILGVFGQGLDDLAVSGVRWIERSPVTQSASKNPVLFGTFFVIGGLLFVVFGWFLSILYAVFVYYGFKVVRTEKGLQVSYGLVNTVQTVIPVKRVQSVQTRASWLFKALGLNQLYVQSIGGHVASGEQRHVAVGQTLLAPVCRPQVLRTLLRLIDPALDVDKATFLASDRFLLRRRVFRSVFWTTLTILAVSVEARMMFHKVDWVWPIVLGSTFVVLLVFLSVMSYRRQGYAVTPEVFMVCQGTLGQNVTIIPVTNVQVVELTSDWFQRRRGLVDLRVMTPVSVAVVPCLARSVAESVQEDLQSSTFRYGRKGL; via the coding sequence ATGCGCAGGCTCGATCCACGATCGGTCCTCGTCCTGTCCATCGAGTGGCTGCGAAAAGCCGTGTACCCGATGGTCATTGCCGTCTTCGCGAATAGCGGCCCAATGATGCGGAAGGGGATCGAGGGCAAGACCTTGCTTCTGGTCTTGGCGGTCCCTGTCCTCTTCGGAGCCCTTGCGATCATCGGTGGGATCGTGAGCTACGTCGTCACGAGCTTTGGCATCGTGGCAGGATCCTTGATCGTGTCAAAGCGCGGAATTTGGCGTCAAGAACGGACGATCCCGCTCGAACGCGTGCAGAACGTCCACATCACCCAGGGTTTGTTGGAGCGGATCTTAGGAATCGCGACCGTCCGCGTCGAAACCGCGTCCGGCCCGGGCGTCGAGGCCAACCTAAAGTCCCTTTCGCTGAGCGACGCCCGGCACATTAAGGACGAACTGCTCCGAACGGGCCCGGTCGTCTCTCCCGAGGCTTCGGAGCCGGCTGCGGTCTACCGACCGGGATTCAAGGACATCGTCCTTGCCGGCGCGCTGCAAAACCGGGCGTTGATCGTGATGGCCGCGATCCTGGGCGTGTTCGGCCAAGGCCTCGACGATCTCGCCGTCTCAGGAGTCCGCTGGATCGAACGGTCGCCCGTGACCCAGTCGGCGTCGAAGAACCCGGTCTTGTTCGGCACGTTCTTCGTGATCGGTGGCCTTCTGTTCGTCGTGTTCGGCTGGTTCCTGTCGATCCTCTATGCCGTCTTCGTCTATTACGGGTTTAAGGTCGTCCGGACGGAGAAAGGACTGCAGGTCTCGTACGGCCTCGTCAACACCGTTCAGACCGTCATTCCGGTCAAGAGGGTCCAAAGCGTCCAGACCCGCGCGTCTTGGCTCTTCAAGGCGCTCGGGCTCAACCAACTTTACGTCCAATCGATCGGGGGCCACGTGGCTTCCGGCGAACAGCGCCACGTCGCCGTCGGTCAGACGTTGTTGGCCCCCGTGTGCCGTCCGCAGGTCCTTCGCACGTTGCTCCGTTTGATCGATCCGGCCCTCGACGTGGACAAGGCGACGTTTCTCGCCTCCGACAGGTTCCTCTTGCGGCGTCGGGTGTTCCGCTCGGTCTTCTGGACGACGTTGACCATCTTGGCAGTCTCGGTCGAGGCAAGGATGATGTTCCACAAGGTCGACTGGGTCTGGCCCATCGTCCTAGGGTCGACCTTCGTCGTGCTCCTTGTCTTTCTTTCGGTCATGTCGTACCGGCGTCAAGGCTATGCGGTGACGCCTGAGGTGTTCATGGTGTGCCAAGGAACGCTGGGGCAGAACGTGACGATCATCCCTGTCACGAACGTCCAAGTCGTCGAGTTGACATCGGACTGGTTCCAAAGACGTCGCGGGCTTGTCGACCTCAGAGTCATGACTCCCGTCTCTGTCGCCGTCGTCCCGTGCTTGGCGCGGTCAGTGGCTGAGAGCGTCCAAGAAGACCTCCAGAGTTCGACGTTCCGATACGGACGAAAGGGACTGTAA
- a CDS encoding right-handed parallel beta-helix repeat-containing protein, whose translation MMILFAIAVWPGPLSVPHQGQETVRVKDSAQFSSALRKAKPGTTVLLEPGRYEGGVYAENVHGAEGRAVTVRAADPADPPRISGGTGGIHLSKVSYIEVRDLVVEGASHNGINIDDGGDIGRPSHHVVIRNVRVSDLPKGNHDGIKLSGVDDFLVTGCSVARWGGSGIDMVGCHRGVIEGGTFSDGGDSGVQAKGGSSDIVVRTCRFVDAGQRAVNIGGSTGLDYFRPPLSLVPEGRRYESKDVTVEGCTFSGSLSPIAFVGADGAVVKFNTFYRPGRWVVRILQETSTPDFVPCRNGVFEDNLVVFSSSAWSAGGFNVGPGTDALSFAFRRNHWYCFDDPSQSPPRLPVAESGGVIGKDPGLVDPARGDFGVKAGRDPVPAGAHAFRRREGG comes from the coding sequence GTGATGATCCTCTTCGCGATCGCAGTCTGGCCGGGCCCCCTCAGCGTGCCGCATCAGGGACAGGAGACGGTCCGGGTGAAGGACAGCGCCCAGTTCTCTTCTGCACTTCGCAAAGCGAAGCCAGGGACGACGGTCTTGCTCGAACCTGGCCGTTATGAGGGGGGCGTGTACGCTGAAAACGTCCACGGGGCAGAAGGGCGCGCGGTGACCGTACGGGCGGCCGACCCGGCGGACCCGCCCAGGATCTCAGGCGGAACAGGAGGGATCCACTTGTCGAAAGTCTCCTACATCGAAGTGCGGGACCTCGTCGTCGAAGGAGCGTCGCACAACGGGATCAACATCGACGACGGCGGCGACATTGGACGACCGTCGCACCACGTCGTGATCCGTAACGTCCGGGTCAGCGACCTTCCGAAAGGAAACCACGACGGGATCAAGCTGTCCGGTGTCGACGACTTCCTGGTGACCGGGTGCTCGGTCGCCCGATGGGGCGGGTCGGGAATCGACATGGTCGGGTGCCACCGAGGAGTGATCGAGGGCGGAACGTTCTCGGACGGCGGGGATTCGGGAGTCCAAGCGAAGGGCGGTTCGTCGGACATCGTTGTACGGACGTGCCGTTTTGTGGACGCAGGTCAGCGCGCCGTCAACATCGGAGGCAGTACAGGCCTCGACTACTTCAGGCCACCTTTGTCGCTAGTGCCCGAAGGACGGAGGTACGAGTCCAAAGACGTGACGGTCGAAGGATGCACGTTTTCAGGGAGCCTATCGCCAATCGCCTTTGTCGGAGCCGACGGTGCGGTCGTGAAGTTCAACACGTTCTATCGGCCTGGGAGGTGGGTCGTCCGCATCCTGCAGGAGACCTCGACTCCCGACTTCGTCCCCTGTCGCAACGGCGTGTTCGAAGACAATCTCGTGGTTTTCTCGTCTTCGGCCTGGAGCGCGGGCGGCTTCAATGTCGGACCCGGCACGGACGCTCTCTCGTTCGCGTTCCGGAGAAACCATTGGTACTGCTTTGACGATCCGTCCCAGAGTCCGCCCCGGTTGCCGGTCGCCGAATCCGGCGGTGTCATCGGCAAGGATCCGGGTCTGGTCGATCCCGCTCGGGGCGACTTCGGAGTCAAAGCGGGTCGTGATCCCGTGCCGGCAGGGGCCCATGCTTTCCGACGGCGCGAAGGCGGCTGA
- a CDS encoding DUF3500 domain-containing protein, protein MRLFSAFLVLATLVVPKPASESSMSQAARRFVASLSEPLREKAVLPAASADRDTWTYVPGGRRGVSWSEMDGTQRKAAVELLRASLSPEGFEKVEKIRSLESVLAEMEKNPSRDPEKYWFVFFGEPSATGPWLWRYEGHHVSLTFGHTGGIVVSSTPQFLGSNPAEVRSGPLKGQRVLAKEQDLAFRLVDSFRPEQRRKAVLSEEAPTDIVTGSSRQAGIDGRSGLPYDDMDKGQKALLRQLLDVHSSVQQASERSRRMKAVQADGYGHVVFAWLGPVRRDARHYYRIQSDTFVVEYDNTQADGNHIHTVWRDFKGDFGRDALADHYEHGHHHHD, encoded by the coding sequence ATGCGGCTCTTCTCCGCGTTCCTTGTCCTGGCCACGTTGGTCGTCCCGAAACCGGCCTCCGAGTCCTCCATGAGCCAGGCGGCGCGGCGCTTCGTCGCGAGCTTGAGCGAGCCGCTCCGAGAAAAGGCCGTCTTACCCGCCGCTTCGGCCGATCGCGACACTTGGACTTACGTGCCTGGGGGACGGAGGGGCGTGAGCTGGTCCGAGATGGACGGAACCCAACGCAAAGCGGCCGTCGAATTGCTCAGGGCCTCCTTGAGTCCAGAGGGGTTTGAGAAGGTCGAGAAGATCCGGTCCCTCGAGTCCGTCCTGGCCGAAATGGAAAAGAACCCGTCGCGTGATCCTGAGAAGTACTGGTTCGTCTTCTTCGGTGAACCGAGTGCGACCGGGCCGTGGCTGTGGAGGTACGAGGGCCATCACGTTTCACTGACCTTCGGCCACACCGGAGGGATCGTCGTGTCCAGCACACCGCAGTTTCTGGGAAGTAACCCGGCCGAAGTCCGGTCCGGGCCTCTCAAGGGACAACGCGTCCTTGCCAAAGAGCAAGACCTGGCCTTTCGACTGGTCGACTCGTTCCGTCCCGAACAACGCCGGAAGGCGGTCCTCTCTGAAGAGGCGCCGACGGACATCGTCACGGGGAGTTCTCGCCAAGCGGGAATCGATGGTCGGTCGGGGTTGCCATACGACGACATGGACAAGGGTCAGAAGGCGTTGCTACGACAGCTGTTGGACGTTCATTCCTCGGTCCAACAGGCCTCCGAACGATCGCGAAGGATGAAGGCCGTCCAAGCCGATGGCTACGGCCACGTCGTGTTCGCATGGCTCGGCCCGGTCCGGCGTGACGCCCGGCACTACTATCGCATCCAGAGCGACACCTTTGTCGTCGAATACGACAACACCCAAGCGGACGGTAACCATATCCACACCGTCTGGCGCGACTTCAAAGGCGACTTTGGTCGGGACGCTTTGGCCGATCATTACGAACACGGACACCACCACCACGACTAA
- a CDS encoding PH domain-containing protein — translation MDEGRQTARQTTALKSLHPMIRSVWRLGGLISGLVAATSITAFSFLFIKVFEGPVWIAPLVFVVSFLMFGGVAMLLVDKQFEQWRYQLREFDVVIRKGLVWRSERYIARDRVQHIDINTGPLDRKFGLVQVVVYAAGVTGSVGLIPGLTPEEGEWLKEQLLATRAEDA, via the coding sequence GTGGACGAAGGACGCCAAACCGCCCGGCAAACGACGGCGCTCAAAAGCCTCCATCCCATGATCCGTAGCGTCTGGCGGCTAGGGGGCCTGATTTCTGGACTCGTCGCCGCAACGTCGATCACGGCCTTTTCGTTCCTGTTCATCAAGGTCTTCGAAGGCCCGGTCTGGATCGCTCCTCTCGTGTTCGTCGTTTCCTTCTTGATGTTCGGCGGCGTGGCGATGTTGCTCGTCGACAAGCAGTTCGAGCAATGGCGGTACCAACTCCGGGAGTTCGACGTGGTCATCCGCAAGGGGCTCGTCTGGCGATCCGAGCGGTACATCGCCCGGGACCGCGTCCAGCACATCGACATCAACACGGGTCCGCTCGACCGCAAGTTCGGCCTTGTCCAAGTCGTGGTGTACGCGGCCGGCGTGACGGGCTCCGTCGGACTGATTCCCGGTCTGACCCCGGAAGAAGGGGAATGGCTCAAGGAACAGCTCCTGGCCACCCGGGCCGAGGACGCCTGA